In Populus nigra chromosome 1, ddPopNigr1.1, whole genome shotgun sequence, one genomic interval encodes:
- the LOC133668110 gene encoding RHOMBOID-like protein 1, with the protein MMGREGAGNDIVEIKVHPRRENNGGSPPPYQNKSVFKKWVPWLVPLFVVSNIAVFIAVMYVNDCPTNSGSCAAPSLGRFSFQPLKENPLLGPSSSTLVKMGALDVARVVNKHQSWRLISCIWLHAGVFHVVANMLSLLLIGIRLEQEFGFFRIGLVYVISGFGGSLLSALFIQTGISVGASGALFGLLGGMLSELITNWTIYANKSAALATLLCIIAINLAVGLLPHVDNYAHIGGFLSGFFLGFVFLIRPQFKWINQKACPPGYIAPPAKSKHKAYQYVLWVVSLIVIIIGFTLGMVALLRGVNVNDHCSWCHYLSCVPTSLWSCNSRQVYCQSSQLGNQLNLTCLSNGKSNLYYLSADDLSKVQQLCAQLCS; encoded by the exons ATGATGGGGAGGGAGGGCGCAGGGAACGACATTGTGGAGATTAAGGTACATCCAAGGCGGGAAAACAATGGAGGCTCACCACCACCGTACCAGAACAAATCTGTTTTCAAGAAATGGGTGCCATGGCTTGTCCCCTTATTTGTGGTTTCTAACATTGCTGTCTTTATTGCTGTCATGTATGTCAATGATTGCCCCACCAATTCTGGCTCTTGTGCTGCTCCTTCTTTGGGCAGATTCTCCTTTCAGCCTCTCAAAGAAAATCCCCTTCTTGGCCCCTCCTCTTCAAC TTTGGTGAAGATGGGAGCTCTTGACGTGGCTAGAGTGGTGAATAAGCACCAGAGTTGGCGTCTCATTTCTTGCATATGGCTACATGCTGGAGTATTCCATGTGGTTGCCAACATGTTGAGTCTCCTCCTAATTGGAATTCGTCTTGAGCAAGAATTTGGGTTCT TTCGAATTGGGTTGGTCTATGTCATTTCTGGCTTTGGTGGGAGTTTGTTGTCGGCTTTGTTTATTCAGACAGGTATATCTGTTGGTGCCTCCGGTGCGCTGTTTGGTTTACTAGGAGGCATGCTTTCAGAGCTGATTACGAACTGGACCATATACGCAAATAAG TCAGCAGCACTGGCAACTCTCCTTTGCATCATTGCAATAAATCTAGCGGTTGGACTCCTCCCACATGTGGACAACTATGCTCATATTGGAGGATTTCTCTCTGGCTTTTTTCTGGGCTTTGTGTTCTTAATTCGCCCCCAGTTTAAGTGGATCAACCAAAAAGCATGTCCTCCAGGATACATTGCACCCCCAGCTAAATCTAAACACAAGGCGTACCAGTATGTACTGTGGGTTGTATCTCTGATAGTAATCATCATTGG ATTCACTCTTGGGATGGTTGCACTCCTTCGAGGAGTTAATGTGAATGATCATTGTTCATGGTGTCATTACCTGAGCTGCGTTCCTACTTCATTATGGAGCTGCAATTCTCGGCAAGTTTATTGTCAG TCGTCTCAACTTGGAAATCAACTGAACTTGACGTGCTTGAGCAATGGGAAAAGCAACCTGTATTATTTGTCTGCTGACGACCTGTCCAAGGTTCAGCAGTTGTGCGCTCAGCTTTGCAGTTGA